CTCAAGTGAGTTGACAATAAGAAAATAAACATTGAGCCTAACTCCGCTAGCTCATGGGTTGGAATATTGTTCAAGACTATATAAACAGTCTAATTGCACCATGACACACGGCCACACCGATATTGGACCAGGGGTGTATCTAGGTTAAGGGGTATCGATTACGTGAACTCATGTTCCTTTCCTTAAATCATGTATAACAATGTtatatttctttaaaatttcttaAATATATGTGCGTGCACCTATGCTTAAAAACTTCTATCGTGCAATAATTATTTGGCGTACCTCTACATGTGAAATTGACTGTTCAAATTCGAGtcttgtttatatatatatatatatatatatatgtgtgtgtgtgtgtgtgtgtgtgtgtgtgtgtgtgtgtgaaaatcactaaaatttcaaaaagaatATAATTTTGAACAAATAATTTCAAAAGTTTAGTGGGTTCATGGTAAGAGACTAAAGTTAAACCCGTCAAATATATATTCTAGATCCGCATATTCACAATGGTGCACCAATCATATTCAAATCCTGGATCCCTCTTATGGACTTCCAAAAGTTGAAGAATCCACAAAGCATTAAAGAGACAGAATCCTATTTTAGATATAGGTAAACATAATATTATACTTGTAATCCCCATAAGCATGTTCTTATTTTATATTTCAGGAGACAAAATTTAAGAGCACTAGTTTTGTTGGTTACTTCCAACACAGTGCAAACAGGGCAATTTTCTCGACTTTTATCGAGCTAAATCCAGTATTTATAGGTATAATTGTTAACACTATGTGTAAAGTGGAAACATTAGTCATAAAGTGGACTGTAATGCGAAGCTTCAAGATAATTGGtgcaattcaaaatgaacctttacCAACAATAAAGTGGACAACGTACCGTATAATGTGCCTGTAAATAGGGCTCATTGCTATGTGCCTGTAAAACTAGTACGCGAAAAAAAAAGTTTCTACAAGAATTTGACAATATGGGGCATGTAATCTGACGGGCATAAATGAGAATGGACACAATCTATTTGACAGCTATGGTTTTGACAATAGCTATGTGGTGAAGAAAAAGGGGCCCCAGAAGAGAAAAAAGGATTCTTTTTTCTTACCTTTGTTTCAAATTGGTTCGAGGTGCTTTTGACAAAAAGGAAGAGGCTATTGTTGGGCAGTGGAATCATGCTCCAAAGCTAGTATTTTCTTCCTGTTGCATCAATTATCGGTTTAGTCATAGTCAAGCTTTACACACTAATATTTGGAGAAACGAAGAAGGGTACAGGAACAGTGGcgtatataagtaaaatattacGTTTAAgaggtatataacacatattgaacaTTCTTTgtcggaattttttttttcactttttaaaaTTTGAACACACTTGGAAAAATTTCTAGATTCTCTACTGTATAGGAACATTTTAAAACGTACCTAAGCTACCACTATTAAAGAATATATGCTCTAAAGTGAacttgaaaagtgaaaaatataaagagaaTAATAACTTAACTATTTGGTAACGAAAATAGTTAATTGCGTCTAAACCCAATTATTTTCTGTAACCTTTGTGTATATTGACAAAAGAGCTACAGCAAACACTACTGACAGTAACAAGATGATATTGCAGAGATATGGAACGACCTTACTCGTATCCTTTTTCCGTTAATGTCAGATGActtgtatataaaaatatttcaaatGACGCTCATATGATTGTACCATCACTAAGTaccactttttcttttaatcGCATATACATGTCATGATCCATCAATGTTCTTAAAATGAGGTTTGTTTCAACCTCATAGAGATAGTTACGCTAAGGATGCTGGCTTATACATGACGTAAAAATTAAAGTAAGCAAATGATTTAACTAGAAAAGGATCACTTTATCCACAAGTTCTATATAGATTCTATTAAGGAGCTCTAGCGCCATTATATCAATCTTAAGAAGGGCTTTTGAGCAGATCTAAAGGTTTTGCTAAAATAGTTAACATTTCACCTATAAATGGATAGGAAAATATACTGAAATCTAAAGGACTTGTTAGTAGTCAAGAAGTGATAATCCAAACCATAGTTCAAATTTCACCATAATTTAGGTTCAAATATATTTTTCATACTCCCAAATAATTACAGTATATGATAAGAAAATAATAAAGGAGGATAACTTGAGACAAACTCCATGTCTGCCTCACCTTAGCTCTCCACAAAGCATAAAGCTAAACTCAAATTTAAACTAAACTTAATTAGCAATAACTCTTCCAATCGGTAGTTCATTCGAATAAATTAATACTCCATACTTTATTTGTTTGATATGTGAAATATATAATCATTGAATGTcgaccaaaaaaataaaataaatgtagaATAGAAAGGAGGGAAACAGAATAAAcataggattaattaattaagaaCCCGAAAGGAGGGAAACCGAAAAGCAGagggaaaaaaatgaaaagaaaagaaaggaaacttCACCAGAGAGATTGGAATATAatcctttctctctatctctctcacCTATCGAGATCGCATCACCATCCAATTATACACACCTCCATAAACATTCCTCAAAATTACCATTTTACTATCCCACAAAcaggaaaaaatcaaaaattgaaaaaactcagCGTCAAAACAgaaaaagcaaaaggcaaatAACAAACAAAGCAGCACAAAAAAACAAACATAACAATAATCTCTTCCAACTCTTTCACTCTCGCGGCCACCTCCACACTATGAACCCATAACCATGTCATCAGGGCCGCCGGAGCAGCAACCCCCACAGCAAGAACCGCCCCCAAAACCACCGCAACTAGTCCGTAAACTTGTGGTAGAAATTCTTGACGCACGTAATTTACTACCAAAGGATGGACAAGGCAGCTCTAGTCCATATGTTGTCGTGGATTTTGACGGGCAGAAGAAGCGGACTTCAACTGTGTGCAGAAATCTTAACCCAGAATGGCACGAGGGTCTGGAATTCATCATATCCGATCCCAGAACGATGGAGTTTGAGGAGCTAGACATTGAGGTATTCAACGACAAGAAGCTGAGTAATGGGAATGcaagaaaaaatcattttttaGGTAGAGTAAAGCTTTATGGTAGCCAGTTTGCGAGGAGGGGTGAAGAGGGTTTGATATACTTCCCTTTGGAGAAAAAGAGTGTGTTTAGTTGGATTAGAGGTGAGCTGGGTTTGAAGATTTATTACTATGATGAAATGATGCAAGAAGCTGAGGAGCAACCGCCACCGCCGCAACCAGAGCAGCAGCAGCAGCCGCCACCGCCGCCGCAGGAAGAAGTGAGGAAAACTCCTGTTTATGTTGTCATGGAAGATCCCCGTCAGAGGATGCTTGAAGTTCCTATGCCCACAGAGTTTGTCATGGAAGCACAGGAACAATCTCCGCCTATTGTCACGATTGAGGAGTCTCCTCCGCCAATGCATATGCCGCCGGAACAGCAACAACAGCAGAGTAGTCATAGTCACAGGCATCATGAGGAGGGTCCACCAATGATGATGAGTGTTCCACCACCTGATCAGTACCCACCACCGGAAGTGAAGCGGATTCAGGCGGCAAGAGCTGGAGAAAGAATGAGAGTTTTGAGACGGCCAAACGGAGACTACTCGCCTAGGGTAATCTCCGGGAAAGTCGGAGGGGATTCAGAAAAAATCTCGGCGTTCGATCTCGTTGAGCCAATGCAATACCTATTCGTTAGAATTGTAAAAGCTAGAGGACTTGCGCCCAGTGAAAGCCCATTTGTGAAGATCCGTACATCAAACCATTTTGTCCGGTCTAAACCGGGTATTATCCGGCCCGGCGAGCCGTTGTCGTATCCAGAGTGGCAACAGGTCTTCGCCCTAGGCTACAACAAACAAGAGACGGCTAATTCAACACTTGAAATTTCAGTTTGGGATAGCGCGTCTGATAATTTCCTCGGTGGAGTTTGTTTCGACCTCACCGATGTGCCAGTACGAGATCCGCCGGACAGTCCTCTTGCTCCGCAATGGTATCATCTCGAAGGTGGCGGCGATGACCAGCACAAAGTTTCCGGCGATATTCAATTGTCTGTTTGGATCGGAACTCAAGCAGACGACGCGTTTCCTGAATCGTGGAGCTCAGACGCACCCTACGTGGCACACACTCGCTCGAAAGTCTATCAATCTCCCAAACTCTGGTACCTAAGAGTCACTGTGATTGAAGCTCAGGACCTTCATATTGCCCCAAATCTACCGCCGTTGACGGCGCCGGAGATAAGAGTCAAAGCTCAGCTAGGGTTTCAATCGGTGCGAACTCGGCGAGGGTCCATGAATCATCATAGTTCGGCGTTCCACTGGAACGAAGACTTAATCTTCGTCGCCGGTGAGCCACTTGAAGATAGCCTCATCTTGCTAGTGGAAGATCGTACAACGAAGGATCCAGTGCTCCTCGGGCATATAATAATTCCTGTGAGCTCGATTGAGCAGCGGCTCGATGAGCGACTCGTTGCAGGCAAATGGTTTGGATTGGAAGGTGGACCAGGTGGGTCCTACTGCGGAAGGGTAAACTTGAGGATGTGCTTAGAAGGAGGATATCACGTGCTTGATGAAGCAGCGCACGTGTGTAGTGATTTCAGGCCCACTGCTAAACAGCTATGGAAACCTGCTGTTGGTATTTTGGAGCTGGGAATTCTTGGAGCTCGCGGGTTGTTACCATTGAAATCCAAGGGTCCGGGAAAAGGATCCACAGACGCTTACTGTGTTGCCAAATACGGGAAGAAATGGGTTCGGACTCGGACCATAACCGATACATTTGACCCGCGTTGGAACGAGCAGTACACATGGCAAGTATACGATCCTTGTACAGTCCTTACAATTGGAGTATTTGATAATTGGCGTATGTTTGCTGATGCTGGTGATGACAAGCCCGATTATCGTATAGGAAAAGTACGTATACGAGTCTCTACATTGGAGAATAACAAAGTATACACAAATTCCTATCCGTTGTTAGTTCTGTTGCGGTCCGGGCTGAAGAAAATGGGTGAAATTGAAGTAGCAATTCGATTTGTTTGTCCATCATTGTTACCAGAAACATGTGCTGTTTATGGGCAGCCAGTGTTACCAACGATGCATTATCTACGCCCACTTGGGGTGGCTCAACAAGAGGCATTGAGAGGGGCAGCTATCAAAATGGTTGCAGCATGGTTAGCTCGATCCGAGCCACCTTTGGGACCAGAGGTGGTTCGATACATGTTGGATGCGGATTCTCACACGTGGAGCATGAGGAAGAGTAAGGCTAACTGGTTTCGAATAGTAGCCGTCTTAGCCTGGGCTGTTGGGTTAGCAAAATGGTTGGATGACATTAGGAGGTGGAGAAATTCAGTAACAACGATACTTGTCCATGTTCTATACTTGGTACTTGTTTGGTATCCAGATTTGATTGTTCCTACTGGGTTTCTATACGTCTTCTTGATTGGTGTATGGTATTATCGGTTCAGGCCTAAAATACCCGCGGGTATGGATACCCGAATCTCCCAATCAGAGACAGTAGACCCGGATGAATTGGACGAGGAATTTGACACATTACCAAGTTCTAGACCACCAGAAATAATTCGAATGCGATATGACAGGTTGAGAATATTGGCAGCAAGGGTACAAACAGTTTTGGGTGATTTTGCAACCCAGGGAGAAAGGGTCCAAGCCTTAGTCAGTTGGAGGGACCCAAGGGCTACGAAATTGTTCATAATCGTGTGCCTAATTATAACAATAGTCTTATATGCAGTGCCACCAAAAATGGTAGCAGTGGCTCTTGGATTCTACTTCCTGCGCCATCCCATGTTTAGGGACCCAATGCCACCTGCTACTTTGAATTTCTTTAGGAGACTTCCAAGTTTATCTGACCGTTTGATGTAGTACTTTGCTGAGTAAATAAAAACTGGTCAACAATATTTTTTGGCGCCAGAAATTGtggaggaaaaaaagagaaaatctcCTTTTTCAGGTGGGGTTTTTCATTACAAACATCGGAAGAAGTGAAAAGTGAGAGTAAAGGGCAAGTGGGGATGATTGACTAACTGTTGGAATAATAAGGAAAAAAAGGTGGAGAGTGGAGAGGAAAGGAGTTAAGGAGCCATGGGGCTAGACTAATGGAGTGCGAGATTAAAGGGCGGAGATTTTTGAAATGACAAGATTATTTTTTGGCTGTAATTTTGTCGTGAAAAGTATTGACATTGATTTCTATTTGACAAAtataaatatgaaagataatgaTATCTTTCTTTTACCGCATTGCAAACGTTAGACCCAATTCTGTTCTTGCTTTGACAAGCGTTCTATTACTCAATTTTAGTTGATATATGTCAGATACACACATGTACCATAAGTCATAACTATCTGTCATTACTGAAATAAAAGTATAAAATAAAGGAGATATAGATCAAATACAAATAATTGGATCGTCTTTAGATCAGTAAAATTAAGTGGAATTTCCACAGTAGTCAAGGATACTTGATACGGTTAAATCAGTCTATGAGCTTTCAGCTGCACTAATTTTAAGTGGCGTTTGTTTTAAAAGCAGGTGAAAGAACCAGAAATTCTTTTAGTTGTTGCAAAACTACTAAAAGTCGGGTGCTTTCCTTTGAAAGTTGTGTTGAAAGGAGAAGAAGATCTGATCCTTGAGTTAAGATGGGAAGAACAGAGAGAAATTTTCAGTTATTGCCTCGTACCAAATGTGTGACCTTTTACATTTATATATCTTCTATTCTAACTAACTCTAACACATGTATAATTAACTATCAATACTAAGCTAACACTAATCAATTATGTACAAACATCATTGCTTATGTACAACTCTACACTTCACATACTAATTTCAATACTCCCCCTCAAGTTGGGTGATGAAAAATATTTATCATACCCAACTTGCTAACCATTTCACTGTGTAGCTGCTTCCCAAGTGCCTTGGTCAATATGTCTGCTATCTGCTCCTTATTGGGCACATGAGCTGTTTTTATCATTCCTGTTTGCAATTTTTCTCTAACAAAATGACAATCAATTTCTATGTGCTTTGTACGTTCATGATACATAGGATTAAATGCAATCTGCAATGCTGCTTTATTGTCACAGTATAACCCCATGGGCAAATCAACTTTCACACCTATCTCCTCAAGTAATCCATGTAACCATACTAATTCTGCTACAGTTGTGGCCATActcatgtattctgcttctgctgAACTTCTTGAAATTGTGCTCTGCTTCTTGGAGTTCCAGGAAATCATTGAATCTCCAAGCTTTATGCAGTAACCTGTTATTGACTTTCTGGTAACTGGGTATGATGCCCAATCAGCATCACAAAATGTCATAATCTTGCCATTTTGTCTGCTGCCCATTAATAGACCTTTCCCTGGGCTATTTTTCACAAATCTTACTACTCTTAGGGCTGCTTCATAATGGGACTGCTTTGGTACATTTATAAATTGACTTAGAGTCTGAACTGCAAAAGAGATATCTGGCCTTGTGATTGCCCGATACAGAAGTCCGTCAATCAACCTCTGGTATACTCTTGTGTCTTCTAGTTCATGATCATTCTCCTGTCTCCCAAATAGTTTGTCATATTCCACACTAGTTAGCTTCACATTTCGATCAAGTGGAAATGTAACTGGTCTTGCTCCCCCTAAACCACATTCTGAGATAAGCTCTAAGgcatatttcctttgattcataaCAATGCCTTTCTATGATCTTGCAAACTCAATACCAAGGAAAAATTTAATCTCTCCTAAATCTTTCATCTTAAAATTATCATTCAGAATCTTTTTGGCATCTTGGATTAGATCATTGCCACTTTCTGTAATTAGGAGATCATCTCATATACTAATATGATTACTATATCTGTGCCACTCCTTTTGGTAAATAAGGAATAATCCAATTTACTTTGGCTAAAACCAGAGTCTACAAGGGCTGAAGTCAGCTTCATGTTCcattgttgtcacgacccaaactggagagccatgactagcacccgaccacacttgccgagcaccaacgtacatttcatctaaccttcattattatcttttagggctgacgagatcaatataaatggtagacctggatcatggacaaccagcaataaaatatgacggcatgaacatacatagcaggggatgaccagacaatcaagaaactacatataaggtatgagctaccacgctactatgaaagactatacaacaaaaactagcc
This sequence is a window from Nicotiana sylvestris chromosome 3, ASM39365v2, whole genome shotgun sequence. Protein-coding genes within it:
- the LOC104245873 gene encoding protein QUIRKY; the protein is MSSGPPEQQPPQQEPPPKPPQLVRKLVVEILDARNLLPKDGQGSSSPYVVVDFDGQKKRTSTVCRNLNPEWHEGLEFIISDPRTMEFEELDIEVFNDKKLSNGNARKNHFLGRVKLYGSQFARRGEEGLIYFPLEKKSVFSWIRGELGLKIYYYDEMMQEAEEQPPPPQPEQQQQPPPPPQEEVRKTPVYVVMEDPRQRMLEVPMPTEFVMEAQEQSPPIVTIEESPPPMHMPPEQQQQQSSHSHRHHEEGPPMMMSVPPPDQYPPPEVKRIQAARAGERMRVLRRPNGDYSPRVISGKVGGDSEKISAFDLVEPMQYLFVRIVKARGLAPSESPFVKIRTSNHFVRSKPGIIRPGEPLSYPEWQQVFALGYNKQETANSTLEISVWDSASDNFLGGVCFDLTDVPVRDPPDSPLAPQWYHLEGGGDDQHKVSGDIQLSVWIGTQADDAFPESWSSDAPYVAHTRSKVYQSPKLWYLRVTVIEAQDLHIAPNLPPLTAPEIRVKAQLGFQSVRTRRGSMNHHSSAFHWNEDLIFVAGEPLEDSLILLVEDRTTKDPVLLGHIIIPVSSIEQRLDERLVAGKWFGLEGGPGGSYCGRVNLRMCLEGGYHVLDEAAHVCSDFRPTAKQLWKPAVGILELGILGARGLLPLKSKGPGKGSTDAYCVAKYGKKWVRTRTITDTFDPRWNEQYTWQVYDPCTVLTIGVFDNWRMFADAGDDKPDYRIGKVRIRVSTLENNKVYTNSYPLLVLLRSGLKKMGEIEVAIRFVCPSLLPETCAVYGQPVLPTMHYLRPLGVAQQEALRGAAIKMVAAWLARSEPPLGPEVVRYMLDADSHTWSMRKSKANWFRIVAVLAWAVGLAKWLDDIRRWRNSVTTILVHVLYLVLVWYPDLIVPTGFLYVFLIGVWYYRFRPKIPAGMDTRISQSETVDPDELDEEFDTLPSSRPPEIIRMRYDRLRILAARVQTVLGDFATQGERVQALVSWRDPRATKLFIIVCLIITIVLYAVPPKMVAVALGFYFLRHPMFRDPMPPATLNFFRRLPSLSDRLM